The following is a genomic window from Burkholderia oklahomensis C6786.
TTTTCTACTGGCAGTGCCCTGGATGCAGCGGATGGGAAACCTACGCGCCGCGGCGCGTCGAACCCGCCGTTGCGTAATGGGGGCAGGCCGCGCGGGAAGGCGTGAAATCGCCGCCGCGAGCCTGAACCGGGCGGACGTCGTCCGCTCGAGCGAATCATCGGAATACTTATGAAGATCACCATCATCGGCACGGGCTATGTGGGCCTCGTCACCGGCGCGTGTCTCGCCGAGATCGGCCACGACGTGTTCTGCCTCGACGTCGATCCTCGCAAGATCGATATCCTGAACGGCGGCGGCATGCCGATTCACGAGCCCGGGCTGCAGGAAATCATCGCGCGCACCCGCGCGGCGGGGCGCATCACGTTCTCGACCGATGTCGAGGCGAGCGTCGCTCACGGCGAGATCCAGTTCATCGCGGTCGGCACGCCGCCCGACGAGGACGGTTCCGCCGATCTGCAGTACGTGCTCGAGGCCGCGCGCAACATCGGCCGCTACATGACGGGCTACAAAGTGATCGTCGACAAGTCGACGGTGCCCGTCGGCACCGCGCAGCGCGTGCGCGGCGTGGTCGAAGAGGCGCTCGCCGCGCGCGGGCTCGCCGGCAGCGCCGAGCATCGCTTTTCGGTCGTGTCGAATCCCGAATTCCTGAAGGAAGGCGCGGCCGTCGACGATTTCATGCGTCCCGACCGGATCATCATCGGCGTCGACGACGACGGGGCGGGCGCGATCGCCCGCGAGAAGATGAAGAAGCTCTACGCGCCGTTCAACCGCAACCACGAGCGAACGATCTACATGGACGTGCGCTCGGCCGAATTCTCGAAGTACGCGGCGAACGCGATGCTCGCGACGCGCATCTCGTTCATGAACGAGATGTCGAATCTCGCGGATCGCGTCGGCGCCGACATCGAAGCGGTGCGGCGCGGGATCGGCTCCGATCCGCGAATCGGCTATCACTTCCTGTATGCGGGCGTCGGCTACGGCGGCTCGTGCTTCCCGAAGGACGTGCAGGCGCTCATCCGCACCGCAGGCGAGAACGGCCAGCCGCTCAAGATTCTCGAGGCGGTCGAGGATGTGAATCACGCGCAGAAGAACGTGCTGCTCGACAAGATCGAGAAGCGCTACGGCGCCGACCTGACGGGCCGCACGTTCGCCGTCTGGGGGCTTGCGTTCAAGCCGAACACCGACGACATGCGCGAAGCGCCGAGCCGGCGTCTGATCGCGTCGCTGCTCGCGCGCGGCGCGGCGGTGCGCGCATACGATCCCGTCGCTGTCGACGAAGCGCGGCGCGTGTTCGCGCTCGATCTGCGCGATGTGCCCGACGCGCTCGCGCAGCTCGCGTTCGTCGATTCGGCCGACGATGCGCTCACTGGCGCGGACGCGCTCGTGATCGTCACCGAATGGAAGGAATTCAAGAGTCCGGATTTCGCGCATCTGAAGTCGGTGCTGAAGGCACCCGTGATCTTCGACGGCCGCAACCTGTACGAACCCGATGCGATGGCCGAGTTCGGCATCGATTACCACGCAATTGGACGCCCCTATGTCGAGCCCATCTCTTCCGAGCGCGGATAAGCGCGCGGCGTTGCCCGCCACGGCGCGTGTCGTGCCGCGCGAGCAGATCGCGAAATCGCGCGTGCTCGTCGTCGGCGACGTGATGCTCGATCGCTACTGGTTCGGCAACGTCAACCGGATCTCGCCCGAAGCGCCCGTGCCCGTCGTGCACGTGCAGCGGCAGGAGGAGCGGCTGGGCGGCGCGGCGAACGTCGCGCGCAACGCGGTGACGCTCGGCGGCCAGGCGGGCCTTCTGTGCGTCGTCGGTGGCGACGAGCCGGGCGAGCGGATCGTCGAGCTGCTCGGCGCGAGCGGGGTGACGCCATATCTCGAGCGCGATCCGTCGCTGCCGACGACGATCAAGCTGCGCGTGCTCGCGCAGCAGCAGCAATTGCTGCGCGTCGATTTCGAGGCCGCGCCGACGCACGAAGTGCTGCTCGCGGGGCTCGCGCGCTTCGACGCGCTCTTGCCGTCGTACGACGTCGTGCTGATGTCGGACTACGCGAAGGGCGGGCTCACGCACGTGACGACGATGATCGCGAAGGCGCGCGCGGCGGGCAAGCCCGTGCTCGTCGATCCGAAGGGCGCCGACTGGGCGCGCTATCGCGGCGCGTCGCTGATCACGCCGAACCGCGCGGAGCTGCGCGAGGTCGTCGGGCAGTGGACGTCCGAGGACGACCTGCGCGCGCGCGTTTCGAAGCTGCGCGGCGAACTCGCGCTCGACGCGCTCCTGCTCACACGCTCGGAAGAGGGGATGACGCTCTTTTCGAACGACGGCGAACTGCACGTAAGCGCGCTCGCGCGCGAAGTGTACGACGTGTCGGGCGCGGGCGACACGGTGATCGCAACCGTCGCGACGATGCTCGGCGCGGGGCTGCCGCTCGTCGAAGCGGTCGTGCTCGCGAATCGCGCGGCGGGCATCGTGGTCGGCAAGCTCGGCACCGCAACTGTCGAGTACGACGAACTGTTTCATTGAACGGCGTACGGCGCGCGCTGCCGTGCGCCGTACGCACACTCTTACGGTAGGACGATCATGACCCTCATCGTTACCGGCGCGGCCGGCTTCATCGGCGCGAACCTCGTCAAGGCGCTGAACGAGCGCGGCGAGACGCGCATCATCGCGGTCGACAACCTGACGCGCGCGGACAAATTCAAGAACCTCGTCGATTGCGAGATCGACGACTACCTCGACAAGACCGAGTTCGTCGAGCGCTTCGCGCGCGGCGATTTCGGCAAAGTGCGCGCGGTATTCCACGAAGGCGCCTGTTCGGACACGATGGAAACCGACGGCCGCTACATGATGGACAACAATTTCCGTTACAGCCGCGCGGTGCTCGACGCATGTCTCGCGCAGCGCGTGCAGTTCCTGTATGCGTCGTCGGCCGCGATCTACGGCGGGTCGAGCCGCTTCGTCGAGGCGCGCGAAGTGGAGGCCCCGCTCAATGTCTACGGCTATTCGAAGTTCCTGTTCGACCAGGTGATCCGACGCGTGATGCCGAGCGCGAAGAGCCAGATCGCGGGCTTTCGCTACTTCAACGTGTACGGCCCGCGCGAGTCTCACAAGGGCCGGATGGCGTCGGTCGCGTTCCACAACTTCAACCAGTTCCGCGCCGAAGGCAAGGTCAAGCTGTTCGGCGAATACAACGGCTACGGTCCGGGCGAGCAGACGCGCGATTTCGTGTCGGTCGAGGACGTCGCGAAGGTGAACCTGTATTTCTTCGATCATCCGGAGAAGTCGGGCATCTTCAATCTCGGCACCGGCCGCGCGCAGCCGTTCAACGACATCGCGACGACGGTCGTCAACACGCTGCGCGCGCTCGAAGGCAAGCCTTCGCTCACGCTCGCCGAGCAGGTCGAGCAGGGCCTCGTCGAATACGTGCCGTTCCCGGACGCGCTGCGCGGCAAGTACCAGTGCTTCACGCAGGCCGACCAGACGAAGCTGCGCGCGGCCGGCTACGATGCGCCGTTCCTGACGGTGCAAGAGGGTGTCGATCGCTACGTGCGTTGGCTGTTCGGCCAGCTGTAAGCGGCGCGCTCGCGTCCTTAGACTGGATCTCACGGTCGGCAGCCGCCGGCCGTTTCTTTACGGAGATCCAGATGCTGAAGAAACTTCTCGCGACGGTCGCGCTGTGCGCCGCGGCCGCACACGGATGGGCTGCCGTCGACGTCAACGTCGCGAACGACGATGCGCTGCGCGGCATCAAGGGTATCGGCCCGGCGAAGGCCCGGGCGATCGTCGACGAGCGGACCGCGCACGGCCCGTACAAGGATGCGGCCGATCTCGCGCGGCGCGTGAAGGGCATGGGCGGCAAGACGGTCGAGCGCTTGCAGGCCGAGGGCCTCGCGATCGGCACGGCGCGTGCGCCTGCCGCCCCCGCAGCGCCGCAGAAAGCGGCCGCTGCCGGCAAGAAATAATCCGGTCTGCTGACGATTCCGGCGCCGGCGATCCGGCGGCCGGCGGTTGGGTGATGCCTCCTTCAGGCGCCGCTTCGGCGGCGAATTCCCGCGGCGCACGCCGCGGGCTTTTTGCGTTGCCCGAATACCCGGGCGAAGGCCGCATGTCCACGCGCGCGGCCGGCTTGACGGCCATCGTGCGCGTCCGTTTCTCCGCTGGTTTACAATCGATCAATTCATCGGCATCGGATAAACGTGACGTTCATGGCTTACAAAACTATCGAAGACACGATCGGCAATACTCCGCTCGTGCAACTCGTCCGCTTGGCGGACGACGAGATTCGCGCCCGCAACAACGTGATTCTCGCGAAGCTGGAAGGCAACAATCCGGCGGGTTCGGTGAAGGACCGTCCCGCGCTGTCGATGATCCGCAAGGCGGAGGAGCGCGGCACGATCAAGCCGGGCGACACGCTGATCGAGGCGACGAGCGGCAATACGGGGATCGCGCTCGCGATGGCGGCGGCGATCCGCGGCTACAAGATGGTGTTGATCATGCCGGAGGATCTGTCCGTCGAGCGCCGCCAGAGCATGGCCGCGTACGGCGCCGAAATCGTGCTGACGCCGGTGAAGGGCGGGATGGAGTTCGCGCGCGATCTTGCTGAGCAGATGCAGCGCGAAGGCAAGGGCGTGATCCTCGACCAGTTCGCGAATGCCGATAATCCGCTCGCGCATTACGAAGGCACCGGCCCGGAAATCTGGCGCGAGACCGACGGCCGCATCACGCACTTCGTGTCCGCGATGGGCACGACGGGCACGATCATGGGCACGTCGCGGTATCTGAAGGAAAGGAATCCGAACATCGAGATCGTCGGTGCGCAGCCGGAAGACGGCTCGCGCATCCCGGGCATCCGCAAGTGGCCGGAAGCGTATCTGCCGAAGATTTTCGATCGCAGCCGTGTCGACCGCGTCGAGAACGTGAGCCAGGCCGCATCCGAGGCGATGGCGCGCAAGCTCGCGGCCGTCGAGGGCATCTTCTGCGGAATCTCGTCGGGCGGCGCGTGCGAAGTCGCGCTGCGCATCGCGCGGCAGGTCGAGAACGCGACGATCGTGTTCATCGTCTGCGACCGCGGCGACCGTTATCTGTCGACGGGCGTATTCCCTGCGTAACGCGCGGCGTCGTCGGGCAGGATTGCCAAAGAAAAAGCGCCGCTGTCGGCGCTTTTTTCATTCGGGCGGCCGCGCGCCGTTTCATTCCGACGAAGGCTGTGCGGCGGGCGCGGTATTGTCCGGCGGCGACGTCAGCGCACCGCTCGCTTCCATTTGCTCCTTCACGCGCTCGCCCAGCTGATACACGGCGAGCGCATAGAAGAAGCTGCGGTTGTAGCGGGTCAGCACGTAGAAGTTCTGCAGTCCGAGCTTGTACTCGGTCGCGCGGCCGGGCGTCGGCAGGTCGATCACAGTGACGGGCGTGCTCGCCTCCGACGCGATGTTGACGGACGGCTCGTCGAGCACGAGGCCCGCGCGCAGCAATTGCGACAACACCCAATGCGGCTCGGGCCGGCCGTCGGCCGCCGCTTGCGCGACGCCCTGGCTGCCCGTGTCGGGCGCGATGTTCCACACCACCGGCCGGCCGGTTTCCCAGCCGTGCTGCTTCAGATAGTTCGCGACGCTGCCGATCGCGTCGGCCTGGCTCGCGCGCAGGTCGATGTGGCCGTTGCCGTCGTAATCGACCGCGTATTCGCGGATGCTGCTCGGCAGGAACTGCGGAATGCCGACCGCGCCCGTGTACGAGCCGAGCACGCTCGTCGGATCGAGCTGGCTGTCGCGGGTCCACACGAGGAAGTCTTCGAGGTTCTTGCGGAACGTCGCCTGGCGCGTGTCGCGATTCGGCGTGCTCGGATAGTCGAACGCGAGCGTCGTCAGCGCGTCGAGCGTACGGAAGTTGCCCATGTAGCGGCCGTAGATCGTCTCGACGCCGATGATGCCGACGATCACTTCGGGCGGCACGCCGAATTCCGCCGACGCGCGTTGCAGTGTCCCCTGGTTCGCGCGCCAGAATTTCACGCCCGCGTTCACGCGCACCGCGTCGAGAAAGCGCGATTGATAGACGCGCCAGTTCTTGACCGTGGGCGACGGCGCGGGCATCACGAGCTTCGCGGCGGTCGCCGAGTAGCTGACGCGCGCGAAGAGCGCATGCAGCGCGTTCGCGTCGAAGTCGTGGCGCGCGACCATGTCGGCGATGAACGCGTCGATCTTCGGATTGTTCGCGTAGCGCTGCGGAACGATTTCTTCTTCGAACGTCTGTCCTTGCGGCACGCTCGATTGCGGCTGTGCTTGCGCGACGACGGCCGCGGCGGGCTGCGTCTGCGCGACGGCGGCGGACGCGAAGAGCGTCGCGGCAAGCGACAGCGCGGCGAGCGGCAAGCGAAGACGGAAAGCGAGCGGGGCGGGTGCGGCAGGCTGGTTGAAAGTCATGTCGAAGCGAAGCGGACGGGGCGGATGATTTCGGGGCAGTATAACCGACACGTCCGCCGCGCCGGCCCGGCGCGGAGTGCGATGTGGTAAGTTAGCGGCGAAGTTCGCACCAGACGATATCGCGGACATCCTTGACGGAGACCTGCGGCGCGCACCGGCCGCGTCGCGGAACGAGCTTATGCCAACGGCCTTTTACACGCACCCCGACTGCCTGCTGCACGAGATGGGGGAGTGGCATCCCGAGTCGCCGGCGCGGCTGTCGGCGATCCAGGATCAACTGATCGCGAGCCGCATCGACGACCTGATCGTCCATGAGACGGCGCCGTTCGCGAGCGAGACGGCGCTTGCCCGCGTGCACACGCAGGCGCACATCGACTACATCCGCAGCCGGATTCCGAAGGAAGGCTACGTCGAGATCGATCCCGACACGTCGATGAACCGCCATACGTGGCGCGCGGCGCTGCGCGCGGCGGGGGCGGCCGTCGAGGCGACCGACGCGGTGCTCGAAGGCCGCTACGACAATGCGTTCTGCAGCGTGCGTCCGCCCGGCCATCATGCGGAGCCCGCGCGCGCGATGGGTTTTTGCTTCTTCAACAACGTCGCGATCGCCGCGCGCCACGCGCTCGAGATTCACGGACTGGAGCGCGTCGCGATCATCGATTTCGACGTTCATCACGGCAACGGCACCGAGGCTGCATTCGCGAACGACGAGCGCGTGCTGATGTGCAGCTTCTTCCAGCATCCGCTGTATCCGTTCTCGGGCGTCGATCATCAGGCGCCGAACATGGTCAACCTGCCGATGCCCGCGCGCACGAACGGGATGGCGGTGCGCGAGGCGGTCGATCTGATGTGGCTGCCGCGGCTCGACGAGTTCAAGCCGCAGATGCTGTTCGTGTCGGCGGGCTTCGATGCGCATCGCGAGGACGACATCGGCGGGATGGGTCTCGTCGAGGCCGACTACGAGTGGCTCACGACCCAGATCTGCGAAGTCGCGCGGCGACATGCGCAAGGTCGGATCGTGAGCTGTCTCGAAGGCGGCTACAACCTGTCCGCGCTCGGGCGCAGCGTGGTCGCGCATTTGCGCGTGCTTGTCGGGGGGTGAGCGCGCGTCGAGCGTCGCGCAGGCAGGCGGCTGCACTTCGGTGCGTCCGGGCGGGCGAGCGCGGCGACGAGCCAACGAGCGTGCGCGCTCCGACGGGCTCGTGCGGCGAAGGCGCCTATCCGCGCAGCCGGTCCCGGCATCTGGCCGCGAAGCCGCGTAGCGGACGCGATCGTCCGACTTCCCTCCCATCTGCGGATACGCGGGCTCAGCCGCGCATCCGCATCCGATCCGGGCATTTCAGTTTCGCTCGGGCGCCCGCGCCAGGATCCATTCGATCAACGCGCCGATCACGCGCTCACGTTCCAGATCGTTCATCGTCTCGTGATAGCCGCCTTCGTACAGCGTGAGCGTGCGGTCGGGCGAGCCGACGTGCGCGCCGAAATCGCGGCTGCCGTCGGGTTCGGTCAGCTTGTCGGCAGTGCCATGATAGACGAGGACGGGCACGCGCAGCGCCGCGCGGCCGCGCTCGATCCGCTGCATCGCGTCGAGAATTTCGGCGCCGGTGCGCGCCGGTACCGAGCCGTGATGGACGAGCGGATCGGCGCGATTCGCGGCGACCGCGGCCGGATCGCGCGACAGCAGTGCGGCGTCGATCTTGATCGCCGGAAAGCGGGGCCACGCGCGGCTGATGAAGCGGCTCATCGCGAGCATCCATTTCGGCACGTCGCGCCCGGGCGCGAGCGCGGGGCTCGACAGGATGAGGCCCGCGAACCCGGGGCGGCGCGCGGCCGCGCGTTCGACCATGTAGAGCGCGGCGACCGCGCCGCCCATGCTGTGCCCCATCAGGAAGAGCGGGGCGTCGTCGCGCGCCGCGCTCGCGACGAGCGCATCCGCGTCCTGCAGATACTGATCGAAGCGCTCGACCCACGCGCGTGCGCCGGGCGAATGTCCGTGTCCGCGCAGGTCGGCCGCGACGACTTCGATGCCCGCCGCAGTCAGCCGCTCGGCGAGCGCCTGGTAGCGTCCCGCGTGCTCGGCGAGCCCGTGCACGAGCGCGACGGTCGCGCGCGGTGCGGCGAACGACGCGGGGGCGGGCCACCGGTATGACGCGAGCTCGAGCCCGTCGCCGGTGCGCAGGCGTTCGCGCCGCGGGGCCACGCCGGTATCGGCCGTGGCGGCGGAGCGGGGCGGAGTCGAAGCGGCAGCATCCATGGCGGGAGTCTCCGGAGCATGTTGTTATGAAGGATGCGCTCGATCATAGACGCGGTCCGTGACGGCCCGTGCGGGCGCATTCCTCTAATCGCGTTTGGTTATGAAAAGGTGGAAATCGATTATTAAGGGAAATGTGGCGGATGCGGTAAACTCGCGGGTCATTCCCTAGATGCGGCGGCGGTCGACAGCGAAGTCCGGCACATCCGGCTGCGCCGTTCCGCCGTTTTGTTTACATGATCGAAATTCGCAACCTTTCGCAGCGTTTCGAGGGGCCTCGCGGCTGGATCGAAGCGTTGCACAACGTCAACCTGACGATTCCGCAGGGCGAGGTCTTCGGCATCATCGGCCGCAGCGGCGCGGGCAAGAGCACGCTCGTGCGCACGATCAACCTGCTCACGCGGCCGTCGGAAGGCAGCGTGATCGTCGACGGCCGCGACCTGACGCAGCTGTCCGCGAGCGAGCTGCGCAACGCACGGCGCGACATCGGGATGATCTTCCAGCACTTCAACCTGCTGTCGTCGCGCACCGTGTTCGACAACGTCGCGCTGCCGCTCGAGCTCGCGGGCGTGAAGCGTGCGGAGATCGAGGCGACCGTGCTGCCGCTGCTCGACCTCGTCGGCCTCGCCGCGCAGAAGGACCGCTATCCGGCGCAGATCAGCGGCGGCCAGAAGCAGCGCGTCGGCATCGCGCGCGCGCTCGCGAGCAAGCCGAAGGTGCTGCTGTCCGACGAAGCGACGTCCGCGCTCGATCCCGAGACGACGCGCGCGATCCTCGACCTGCTCCGGCGCATCAACCGCGAGCTCGGCCTCACGATCGTCCTCATCACGCACCAGATGGAAGTGATCAAGGACGTGTGCGATCGCGTCGCGGTGCTCGACGCGGGGCGCGTCGTCGAAGAGGGCAACGTGATCGACGTGTTCATGCGGCCGCACCACGAAGTCACGCGCGCGCTGATCGGCGACGTGATCGCGCAGGAGCTGCCGCCCGCGATGAAGGCGCGCGTTGCCGAGCGCCTGAAGACGGGCTCGGGGCATCTGTTGCGCCTCGCGTTCACGGGCTCGGGCGTCGATCAGCCGATCCTGTCGGAGACGATCCGGCGCTACGAGCTGGACTTCAACATCCTGCACGGCCAGATCGACGAGATCCAGGGCCGCGCGTTCGGTTCGCTCGCGGTGCTCGCGACGGGCGAGCCGGGCAAGGTGGGGCAGGCGTTCGCGTATCTGCGCGAGCAGGGCGTCGTCGTCGAGGAGCTTTCGTATGTTGAGTGAAATGTTCGATATGTTTGTGCAGTCGTTCTGGGAGACGCTGATCATGGTCGGCATCTCCGGGGCGGTCGGCGCGCTCGTCGGCCTGCCGCTCGGCGTGCTGCTCTATCTGACCGATCGCCAGGGCGTGCTGCAGAGCCTCGCGGTGAACCGCGTGCTGGGCGGCATCGTCAACGCGGTCCGCTCGACGCCGTTCATCATCCTGCTCGTCGCGGTGATCCCGTTTACGCGCCTGGCCGTCGGCTCGTCGATCGGCACCGCGGCGGCCGTCGTGCCGCTCACGATCGCGGCGGCGCCGTTCATCGCGCGGCTCGTCGAGACGGCGCTGCGCGAAGTCGACCGCGGCCTCATCGAAGCCGCGCAGGCGATGGGCGCGACGACGGGCCAGATCGTGTTCAAGGTGCTGCTGCCCGAATCGCTGCCGGGCATCGTCGCGGGGCTCACGATCACGTTCGTGTCGCTCGTCGGCTATTCGGCGATGGCGGGCGCGATCGGCGGCGGCGGGTTGGGCGACCTCGGGATCCGCTACGGCTATCAGCGCTATCTGCCGGAAGTGATGTGGACGGTCGTCGCGATCCTGATCGTGTTCGTGCAGATCGTGCAATCGTTCGGCGACTGGCTCGTGCGGCGCCTGAGCCACAAGTAAAACAACCGATTGCGCGCGAGCGCCGCGCGTCGCGACCGGCGGCGGCGCCGCAACCGCAGAGGAGATCCGGAGATGCAACGAAGAACGATGCTCAAGCTTGCCGCCGCGTTCGGCGCGGCCGCATGCGTCGCGAGCGCGCAGGCGCAGGCGCGGACGATCAAGGTCGGCGTGACGGGCGGCCCGCACGCACAGGTGATGGAGGAAGTGAAGAAGGTCGCCGCGAAGAACG
Proteins encoded in this region:
- a CDS encoding UDP-glucose dehydrogenase family protein, which translates into the protein MKITIIGTGYVGLVTGACLAEIGHDVFCLDVDPRKIDILNGGGMPIHEPGLQEIIARTRAAGRITFSTDVEASVAHGEIQFIAVGTPPDEDGSADLQYVLEAARNIGRYMTGYKVIVDKSTVPVGTAQRVRGVVEEALAARGLAGSAEHRFSVVSNPEFLKEGAAVDDFMRPDRIIIGVDDDGAGAIAREKMKKLYAPFNRNHERTIYMDVRSAEFSKYAANAMLATRISFMNEMSNLADRVGADIEAVRRGIGSDPRIGYHFLYAGVGYGGSCFPKDVQALIRTAGENGQPLKILEAVEDVNHAQKNVLLDKIEKRYGADLTGRTFAVWGLAFKPNTDDMREAPSRRLIASLLARGAAVRAYDPVAVDEARRVFALDLRDVPDALAQLAFVDSADDALTGADALVIVTEWKEFKSPDFAHLKSVLKAPVIFDGRNLYEPDAMAEFGIDYHAIGRPYVEPISSERG
- the rfaE1 gene encoding D-glycero-beta-D-manno-heptose-7-phosphate kinase gives rise to the protein MSSPSLPSADKRAALPATARVVPREQIAKSRVLVVGDVMLDRYWFGNVNRISPEAPVPVVHVQRQEERLGGAANVARNAVTLGGQAGLLCVVGGDEPGERIVELLGASGVTPYLERDPSLPTTIKLRVLAQQQQLLRVDFEAAPTHEVLLAGLARFDALLPSYDVVLMSDYAKGGLTHVTTMIAKARAAGKPVLVDPKGADWARYRGASLITPNRAELREVVGQWTSEDDLRARVSKLRGELALDALLLTRSEEGMTLFSNDGELHVSALAREVYDVSGAGDTVIATVATMLGAGLPLVEAVVLANRAAGIVVGKLGTATVEYDELFH
- the rfaD gene encoding ADP-glyceromanno-heptose 6-epimerase, with the protein product MTLIVTGAAGFIGANLVKALNERGETRIIAVDNLTRADKFKNLVDCEIDDYLDKTEFVERFARGDFGKVRAVFHEGACSDTMETDGRYMMDNNFRYSRAVLDACLAQRVQFLYASSAAIYGGSSRFVEAREVEAPLNVYGYSKFLFDQVIRRVMPSAKSQIAGFRYFNVYGPRESHKGRMASVAFHNFNQFRAEGKVKLFGEYNGYGPGEQTRDFVSVEDVAKVNLYFFDHPEKSGIFNLGTGRAQPFNDIATTVVNTLRALEGKPSLTLAEQVEQGLVEYVPFPDALRGKYQCFTQADQTKLRAAGYDAPFLTVQEGVDRYVRWLFGQL
- a CDS encoding ComEA family DNA-binding protein, translating into MLKKLLATVALCAAAAHGWAAVDVNVANDDALRGIKGIGPAKARAIVDERTAHGPYKDAADLARRVKGMGGKTVERLQAEGLAIGTARAPAAPAAPQKAAAAGKK
- the cysM gene encoding cysteine synthase CysM; translated protein: MAYKTIEDTIGNTPLVQLVRLADDEIRARNNVILAKLEGNNPAGSVKDRPALSMIRKAEERGTIKPGDTLIEATSGNTGIALAMAAAIRGYKMVLIMPEDLSVERRQSMAAYGAEIVLTPVKGGMEFARDLAEQMQREGKGVILDQFANADNPLAHYEGTGPEIWRETDGRITHFVSAMGTTGTIMGTSRYLKERNPNIEIVGAQPEDGSRIPGIRKWPEAYLPKIFDRSRVDRVENVSQAASEAMARKLAAVEGIFCGISSGGACEVALRIARQVENATIVFIVCDRGDRYLSTGVFPA
- the mltB gene encoding lytic murein transglycosylase B, with the translated sequence MTFNQPAAPAPLAFRLRLPLAALSLAATLFASAAVAQTQPAAAVVAQAQPQSSVPQGQTFEEEIVPQRYANNPKIDAFIADMVARHDFDANALHALFARVSYSATAAKLVMPAPSPTVKNWRVYQSRFLDAVRVNAGVKFWRANQGTLQRASAEFGVPPEVIVGIIGVETIYGRYMGNFRTLDALTTLAFDYPSTPNRDTRQATFRKNLEDFLVWTRDSQLDPTSVLGSYTGAVGIPQFLPSSIREYAVDYDGNGHIDLRASQADAIGSVANYLKQHGWETGRPVVWNIAPDTGSQGVAQAAADGRPEPHWVLSQLLRAGLVLDEPSVNIASEASTPVTVIDLPTPGRATEYKLGLQNFYVLTRYNRSFFYALAVYQLGERVKEQMEASGALTSPPDNTAPAAQPSSE
- a CDS encoding histone deacetylase family protein; the encoded protein is MPTAFYTHPDCLLHEMGEWHPESPARLSAIQDQLIASRIDDLIVHETAPFASETALARVHTQAHIDYIRSRIPKEGYVEIDPDTSMNRHTWRAALRAAGAAVEATDAVLEGRYDNAFCSVRPPGHHAEPARAMGFCFFNNVAIAARHALEIHGLERVAIIDFDVHHGNGTEAAFANDERVLMCSFFQHPLYPFSGVDHQAPNMVNLPMPARTNGMAVREAVDLMWLPRLDEFKPQMLFVSAGFDAHREDDIGGMGLVEADYEWLTTQICEVARRHAQGRIVSCLEGGYNLSALGRSVVAHLRVLVGG
- a CDS encoding alpha/beta hydrolase codes for the protein MRTGDGLELASYRWPAPASFAAPRATVALVHGLAEHAGRYQALAERLTAAGIEVVAADLRGHGHSPGARAWVERFDQYLQDADALVASAARDDAPLFLMGHSMGGAVAALYMVERAAARRPGFAGLILSSPALAPGRDVPKWMLAMSRFISRAWPRFPAIKIDAALLSRDPAAVAANRADPLVHHGSVPARTGAEILDAMQRIERGRAALRVPVLVYHGTADKLTEPDGSRDFGAHVGSPDRTLTLYEGGYHETMNDLERERVIGALIEWILARAPERN
- a CDS encoding methionine ABC transporter ATP-binding protein — protein: MIEIRNLSQRFEGPRGWIEALHNVNLTIPQGEVFGIIGRSGAGKSTLVRTINLLTRPSEGSVIVDGRDLTQLSASELRNARRDIGMIFQHFNLLSSRTVFDNVALPLELAGVKRAEIEATVLPLLDLVGLAAQKDRYPAQISGGQKQRVGIARALASKPKVLLSDEATSALDPETTRAILDLLRRINRELGLTIVLITHQMEVIKDVCDRVAVLDAGRVVEEGNVIDVFMRPHHEVTRALIGDVIAQELPPAMKARVAERLKTGSGHLLRLAFTGSGVDQPILSETIRRYELDFNILHGQIDEIQGRAFGSLAVLATGEPGKVGQAFAYLREQGVVVEELSYVE
- a CDS encoding methionine ABC transporter permease; this encodes MLSEMFDMFVQSFWETLIMVGISGAVGALVGLPLGVLLYLTDRQGVLQSLAVNRVLGGIVNAVRSTPFIILLVAVIPFTRLAVGSSIGTAAAVVPLTIAAAPFIARLVETALREVDRGLIEAAQAMGATTGQIVFKVLLPESLPGIVAGLTITFVSLVGYSAMAGAIGGGGLGDLGIRYGYQRYLPEVMWTVVAILIVFVQIVQSFGDWLVRRLSHK